In the genome of Ammospiza nelsoni isolate bAmmNel1 chromosome 7, bAmmNel1.pri, whole genome shotgun sequence, one region contains:
- the WNT6 gene encoding protein Wnt-6 has product MLPSSRTQLGLFFILLCPANIIGLWWAVGSPLVMDPNSICRKTKRLAGKQAELCQLEPEIVQEVAKGTKLGVRECQYQFRFRRWNCTSHSKYFGKILQQDIRETAFVYAITAAGVSHAITQACSMGELLQCGCELTRSRAPPSPTVGPGTEGTAWEWGGCGDDVQFGYEKSQQFMDAKNKKGKNDIRALIDLHNNEAGRLAVRSYMRTECKCHGLSGSCTLRTCWRKMPHFREVGDRLLERFNGAFKVMGGNDGKTLIPVGDNIKPPDKQDLIYSADSPDFCSANRKTGSLGTRGRVCNSTAMDTSGCDLLCCGRGHRDETVVLEENCLCRFHWCCVVQCRKCSVRQELSLCI; this is encoded by the exons ggcagtgggGAGCCCCCTGGTCATGGACCCCAACAGCATCTGCCGCAAGACGAAGCGGCTGGCGGGgaagcaggcagagctgtgccagctggagcCAGAGATCGTGCAGGAGGTGGCCAAGGGCACCAAGCTGGGCGTCCGGGAGTGCCAGTACCAATTCCGCTTCCGCCGCTGGAACTGCACCAGCCACAGCAAGTACTTCGGCAAGATCCTGCAGCAGG ATATCCGTGAGACAGCCTTCGTGTACGCCATCACGGCGGCGGGAGTGAGCCACGCCATCACGCAGGCCTGCAGCATGGGcgagctgctgcagtgtggctgcGAGCTGACGCGGAGCCGGGCGCCCCCCTCGCCCACAGTGGGGCCGGGCACAGAGGGCACCGCCTGGGAGTGGGGCGGCTGCGGGGATGATGTGCAGTTTGGCTACGAGAAATCCCAGCAGTTCATGGACGCCAAGaacaagaaaggcaaaaatgACATCCGAGCTCTTATCGACCTGCACAACAACGAAGCTGGGCGCTTG GCGGTGCGCAGCTACATGAGGACAGAGTGCAAATGCCACGGGCTCTCGGGCTCCTGCACGCTGCGGACCTGCTGGAGGAAGATGCCCCATTTCCGTGAGGTGGGCGACCGCCTGCTCGAGCGCTTCAACGGGGCCTTCAAGGTGATGGGAGGCAACGACGGCAAAACCCTCATCCCTGTGGGCGACAACATCAAGCCTCCCGATAAACAGGACCTCATCTACTCGGCCGACTCGCCCGATTTCTGCTCGGCTAACCGTAAGACGGGCTCGCTGGGCACCAGGGGCCGCGTCTGCAACAGCACGGCCATGGACACGAGCGGCTGCGACCTGCTGTGCTGCGGGAGAGGGCACCGGGACGAGACggtggtgctggaggagaacTGCCTCTGCCGCTTCCACTGGTGCTGCGTGGTGCAGTGCCGCAAGTGCTCCGTCCGCCAGGAGCTCAGCCTCTGCATCTGA